A part of Perca fluviatilis chromosome 15, GENO_Pfluv_1.0, whole genome shotgun sequence genomic DNA contains:
- the hsd3b7 gene encoding 3 beta-hydroxysteroid dehydrogenase type 7 yields the protein MSDNQRGLVYLLTGGCGFLGKHLLRVLLEKEDELAEVRVFDKHIDSSLRGLGTERTKVVVIQGDITDYSSVLEASQGADVVIHTASLVDVWHKIPETLIVSVNVTGTENVINACVECGIQSLVYTSSMEVIGPNVNGDHFIRGNEDTPYQVKHTMAYPRSKAKAEKILLDANGTKVKGGKCLYTCSLRPTGIYGEGHQLIKDFYKMGIQRGGLLIGGVPEDSEHGRVYAGNVAWMHVLAARALRECPQKVGGEAYFCYDDSPYKNYEDFNMQFFSKFNFRRVRMPSLVIWFLAMFNDLLRWIMSPLFNYTPLLNRYTLAVACTSFTVCTDKALRHFQYRPLYDWDECQARTQKWVDTFHLDSPKDA from the exons ATGTCGGACAACCAGCGGGGTCTCGTTTATTTGCTCACCGGAGGATGTGGCTTTCTCGGCAAGCATTTGCTGAGGGTTTTGCTGGAGAAGGAGGACGAACTGGCGGAGGTCCGGGTTTTTGACAAACACATAGACTCAAGTTTACGTGGACTCGGCACAG AGCGGACAAAGGTGGTGGTCATTCAGGGGGACATCACTGACTACAGCAGTGTTTTGGAGGCCTCCCAGGGGGCCGATGTCGTTATCCACACAGCCAGCTTGGTGGATGTTTGGCACAAAATCCCAGAGACCCTCATTGTGTCTGTCAACGTCACAG GAACGGAGAATGTGATCAATGCCTGTGTGGAGTGTGGCATTCAGTCCCTGGTCTACACCAGCAGCATGGAAGTGATTGGTCCCAACGTCAACGGAGACCACTTTATCAG GGGCAATGAAGACACACCTTACCAAGTGAAACACACTATGGCCTATCCTAGGAGCAAGGCAAAGGCAGAAAAAATATTGCTTGATGCTAATGGCACCAAG GTGAAGGGTGGAAAATGTTTGTACACATGTTCTCTGAGGCCGACGGGGATCTATGGCGAGGGTCACCAACTAATTAAGGATTTCTACAAGATGGGCATACAAAGGGGGGGCTTACTCATCGGCGGTGTCCCAGAGGACTCTGAACATGGACGGGTCTATGCAG GCAATGTGGCCTGGATGCATGTACTTGCTGCACGAGCCCTGAGAGAGTGCCCACAGAAAGTTGGAGGTGAAGCTTACTTCTGCTACGATGACTCTCCCTACAAGAACTACGAGGATTTCAACATGCAGTTCTTTAGCAAATTTAACTTCCGACGGGTCCGCATGCCCTCACTGGTGATCTGGTTCCTGGCAAtgtttaatgacctgcttcgcTGGATAATGAGCCCCTTGTTCAACTACACACCGTTGCTGAACCGTTACACCTTGGCTGTGGCTTGTACCTCCTTCACTGTCTGCACAGACAAAGCCCTGCGCCACTTCCAGTACCGCCCTCTGTACGACTGGGACGAATGTCAAGCCCGCACACAGAAATGGGTTGACACATTCCATCTGGATAGCCCGAAAGATGCCTAA